In Nitrospirota bacterium, a genomic segment contains:
- a CDS encoding FAD-binding protein translates to MINRRTFLKLAGAAALMPWGCAQLGARPSGTLLNDVHSGLNPTTVREVISVRSVQDIQRTIERGVREGRGLSVAGGRHAMGAQQFGTDTLHLDMRLFNRVLNFDSGSGLVEVEAGMQWPELIQASLTMQAGASKQWGIVQKQTGADRLSIGGSLSANIHGRGLRLKPFIGDIESFRLVSADGKLLTCSRSQNPDLFRLAIGGYGLFGIVSSVTLRLSPRQKLQRVVELVQVDDVMQRFEQRIAEGFLYGDCQFALDPASEDFLRRGIFSCYKPVDLATPIPGQQREISEEQWLRLLYLAHADKTKAFEVYSSEYMTTNGQIYWSDTHQASYYPEGYHRSLDSKMKAGVPGSEMISELYVPRKELASFFADMREDFRTHKVEAIYGTIRLIERDDESFLAWAREPWACTVLNLHVSHTAEGIERAAASFRRLIDLARKRGGSYFLTYHKWATRAQVEACYPQFSEFLRFKRQYDPHERFQSDWYRHYRTMFADPLA, encoded by the coding sequence ATGATCAACAGAAGAACCTTCCTCAAACTAGCAGGCGCAGCGGCGCTAATGCCATGGGGTTGCGCTCAGTTGGGCGCGCGTCCGTCCGGCACTCTTCTCAACGATGTGCACTCGGGATTGAATCCGACGACTGTCCGCGAGGTGATTTCTGTCCGATCGGTTCAGGACATTCAGAGGACGATAGAACGTGGGGTGCGAGAGGGGCGTGGCCTGTCGGTGGCCGGTGGCCGCCATGCGATGGGAGCCCAACAGTTCGGTACGGATACGCTCCATCTGGATATGCGGCTGTTCAACCGAGTGCTGAATTTCGATTCTGGCTCCGGCTTGGTCGAGGTCGAAGCTGGCATGCAATGGCCTGAGTTGATTCAAGCCTCTCTTACCATGCAGGCGGGCGCCTCCAAGCAGTGGGGCATTGTCCAGAAGCAGACTGGCGCAGATCGGCTGAGCATCGGTGGAAGTCTGTCGGCCAATATCCACGGGCGAGGGTTGAGGCTCAAGCCCTTCATTGGAGATATCGAGTCTTTCAGGCTCGTTTCGGCCGATGGAAAGCTGCTGACGTGCAGCCGGTCGCAGAACCCCGATCTGTTTAGATTAGCGATCGGCGGGTATGGTCTTTTCGGGATTGTGTCATCGGTCACGCTTCGGCTGTCGCCACGGCAGAAACTTCAACGCGTCGTCGAGTTGGTCCAGGTGGATGACGTGATGCAACGGTTCGAGCAGCGGATTGCAGAGGGATTTCTCTATGGGGATTGCCAGTTTGCCCTCGATCCTGCCTCCGAGGACTTCCTCAGGCGTGGCATCTTTTCTTGCTACAAGCCGGTCGATCTTGCCACACCGATTCCGGGTCAGCAGCGGGAAATCTCCGAGGAGCAATGGCTGCGTCTGCTCTATTTAGCCCATGCGGATAAGACGAAAGCGTTCGAGGTCTATTCTAGCGAGTATATGACGACGAATGGACAGATCTATTGGTCCGATACGCATCAAGCGAGTTATTATCCGGAAGGCTATCACCGATCGCTCGACAGCAAGATGAAGGCTGGAGTCCCTGGGTCGGAAATGATTTCGGAGCTCTATGTGCCACGGAAGGAACTGGCGTCTTTCTTTGCGGACATGCGGGAGGATTTCCGAACACACAAGGTCGAAGCGATCTACGGCACGATTCGCCTGATCGAACGGGACGACGAATCGTTTCTCGCCTGGGCGAGAGAACCATGGGCCTGCACCGTCTTGAATCTTCACGTGTCCCACACAGCGGAGGGCATCGAGCGGGCAGCGGCATCGTTTCGCCGGCTGATCGATTTGGCGAGGAAGCGGGGCGGAAGCTACTTTTTGACCTATCACAAGTGGGCGACTCGCGCGCAAGTCGAAGCCTGCTATCCGCAGTTTTCAGAGTTTCTTCGGTTCAAGCGGCAGTACGATCCTCACGAACGATTCCAGAGCGACTGGTATCGGCATTACAGGACCATGTTTGCCGATCCCTTAGCATGA